From a region of the Malania oleifera isolate guangnan ecotype guangnan chromosome 12, ASM2987363v1, whole genome shotgun sequence genome:
- the LOC131144521 gene encoding homeobox protein knotted-1-like 2 has product MEEMYGLRCTRGEYYSPENLLPPPPPPPPSTSEDYSYAYAAGPFRLPMLGSEQETALLSAAALSKAEATDSANINVAPQLIQRPEDEEEEEKEEEEENRMWSSSSATATTTVIKARIASHPCYPRLLQAYIDCQKVGAPPEVACVLDEIRRQCDLRKTDTSVTTCLGLDPDLDHFMEMFCEVLVKYKSDLERPLDEATTFFNNIQIQLRNLCNNGASTATPSDEGAAVSSDEEFSGVEKEVLQSQTRDEHGDLKDRLLRRYGSHIGSLKLEFSKKRKKGKLPREARQRLLDWWNVHHKWPYPSEADKIALVESTGLDHKQINNWFINQRKRHWKPAESLQFSVMDI; this is encoded by the exons atggaggaaatgtacGGCCTGCGTTGCACGAGGGGCGAGTACTACTCGCCGGAGAATCTGCttccgccgccgccgccgccgccgccgtcGACGTCGGAGGATTATTCTTACGCCTATGCGGCGGGACCGTTTCGGCTTCCCATGTTGGGATCGGAGCAGGAGACTGCGCTGCTGTCGGCGGCGGCCTTGTCCAAAGCTGAGGCGACAGATTCCGCCAATATCAACGTCGCACCGCAACTTATTCAACGAccggaagatgaagaagaagaagaaaaagaagaggaagaagaaaatcGTATGTGGAGCAGTAGTAGTGCTACTGCGACTACTACGGTGATCAAAGCCAGGATCGCCTCTCATCCTTGCTATCCCAGATTGCTCCAAGCGTACATAGATTGTCAGAAG GTGGGGGCGCCGCCGGAGGTTGCCTGTGTGTTAGATGAAATCCGGCGACAGTGCGATCTTCGTAAGACAGATACTTCTGTTACCACGTGCTTGGGATTGGATCCCGACCTCGACCACTtcatg GAAATGTTCTGTGAGGTGTTGGTGAAATATAAATCAGATCTAGAGAGGCCTTTGGACGAAGCAACCACCTTCTTTAATAATATCCAAATTCAGCTGCGTAACCTCTGCAACAATGGTGCCTCCACTGCAACCCCTTCTg ATGAAGGTGCTGCTGTGTCATCTGATGAGGAATTTAGCGGAGTAGAGAAAGAGGTGCTTCAGTCTCAAACAAGGGATGAACATGGAGATCTTAAAGATAGACTTTTACGTAGATATGGCAGTCATATAGGTTCGTTGAAGCTGGAATTTtcgaagaagaggaagaaaggaaAGCTACCGAGAGAGGCAAGGCAAAGACTGCTCGATTGGTGGAATGTTCACCACAAATGGCCGTATCCATCG GAAGCTGATAAAATTGCGCTTGTGGAATCAACAGGCTTAGATCACAAGCAAATTAACAATTGGTTCATCAATCAACGGAAGCGTCACTGGAAGCCAGCAGAGAGCTTGCAGTTTTCTGTCATGGATATATAA